One window of Penaeus chinensis breed Huanghai No. 1 chromosome 34, ASM1920278v2, whole genome shotgun sequence genomic DNA carries:
- the LOC125043678 gene encoding innexin shaking-B-like has product MLDIFRGLKNFIKVSHVHIDSSVFRLHYSITVMILLAFSLIVTTRQYVGNPIDCIHAKEIPEDVINTYCWIHSTYTIPSAFNKKLGVDVAHPGIEKSHAEEEKRYVKYYQWVCFCLFFQIQCSEGAPSLLSDLS; this is encoded by the exons ATGTTGGATATCTTCCGAGGCCTAAAGAACTTCATCAAAGTCTCCCATGTACACATCGACTCCTCGGTCTTCCGCCTCCACTACTCCATCACGGTGATGATCCTCCTCGCCTTCAGTCTGATCGTGACGACCCGCCAGTACGTCGGCAACCCGATCGACTGCATCCACGCCAAGGAGATACCCGAGGATGTCATCAACACGTACTGCTGGATCCATTCCACGTACACCATCCCTTCTGCGTTTAATAAGAAGCTTGGTGTGGACGTAGCGCATCCGGGCATTGAAAAGTCTCAcgctgaggaagagaagagatatgtCAAGTACTACCAGTGGGTatgcttctgcctcttcttccag ATTCAGTGCTCAGAAGGCGCACCAAGTTTGCTCTCGGATCTCAGCTGA